TCATGGGCAGGATCTCCCAATGAGTGAAAAGTCTTTGCTTCGCTGCCGGCAGTTAAAAAAATATTTCCCGATCAAAACCGGTCTCCTGCGAAGGACAGTTGGTTGGGTCAAAGCCGTGGACGGAGTTGACTTCAGCGTAGATCCCGGTGAAACCTTCGGTATAGTCGGTGAGTCCGGATGCGGTAAGAGTACTCTGGGGATGACCTTGCTGCGTCTTTACGATCCGAGTGCCGGGACCATTCTTTTTGACGGGAACGATATCTCCCGGGTTCGATACGGAACCCTGAAGCAGATGCGGCGGAACATACAGATGATTTTCCAGGATCCCTTCAGCTCACTCAACCCTCGGATGAGTGTCGGTGCAATCATCGAGGAGGGATTGCGGGTACACCGGATGGGGAATTACCGTCTCCGCTCCCGCCTGGTGGGGGAACTCCTGGAGAAAGTGGGACTGAACGCGGAGCATGCCTCCCGATATCCTCACGAATTTTCCGGGGGGCAGCGCCAGCGGATCGGCATCGCCCGAGCCCTATCCCTGAATCCCCGGTTGGTGGTGGCCGACGAAGCCGTTTCCGCTCTCGACGTTTCAATCCGCTCTCAAGTGCTCAACCTGATGCTGGACCTCAAGAGGGAGTTCAATCTGACTTATCTTTTTATTTCCCACGATTTGGGAGTAGTCAAGCACATTTGTGACCGGATCATGGTTATGTATCTCGGGAAAGTGGTGGAGATCGCTTCGAAAGAAACCCTTTTCGATGGCCCCCTCCATCCCTATACCGTGGCGTTGATTTCGGCTGTGCCGGTTCCCGATCCGGATTATTCAATGAAACGGATCCTGCTTCCCGGCGATATTCCCAGTCCGATCGATTCTCCTCCGGGATGTCGTTTTCATACCCGCTGTCCAGTGGTTCAGGATCTGTGTCGGTGCGGGGAACCTCCTCTTGAAGAAAAACAATCCGGCCATCAGGTGGCCTGCCATTTTCCAGGGAGCCTGGTGTTCGACTATCGGCAAAACGGCGTTTCCGACTGATGCCCGACGGCCATCTGTAGTCATGGAGGAGTGACCAGTCTTGCCGATGCCTGGTTAATCTCCGACCTTTATGATGGAAAATGTTGACGAAAGAAGTTTATGTGTGTTATTTTTTTCTCACCGTAACTAATGAAAGAGGAGGCGGTATTCATCGATATTAAATATCGAGTCAACCACCAGATACGGGTGCGGGAGGTCAGAGTGATTGACCATGAAGGCAATCAGTTGGGCGTTATTCCCACCAGAAAAGCTATGGAAATCGCTGAAGAGGCCGGCCTTGATCTGGTAGAAGTCGCACCGGAAGCCAATCCACCGGTATGTAAAATCATGGATTATGGGAAGTTCAAGTACGATAAGGAAAAGAAAGCCAAAATTTCCCGGCGGAACCAGAAAATTGCGGACCTCAAGGAACTGAAGATGCGTCCGAAGATAGACGAGCACGATTACCAGGTAAAGCTAAAAAGCGCTTTACGCTTTCTCCAGGACGGCGACCGGGTCAAGTTTACCATTCGTTTTCGGGGAAGAGAACTTACTTTCAAGGAAAAAGGCGTGGAAATCCTGGAAAGGGTGATGACTGATCTTCGGGAGATGACTAAACTCGAACAAACCTTGAAAGAGGAAGGCCGGAACATCACGATAACATTG
This genomic window from Atribacteraceae bacterium contains:
- a CDS encoding dipeptide ABC transporter ATP-binding protein: MSEKSLLRCRQLKKYFPIKTGLLRRTVGWVKAVDGVDFSVDPGETFGIVGESGCGKSTLGMTLLRLYDPSAGTILFDGNDISRVRYGTLKQMRRNIQMIFQDPFSSLNPRMSVGAIIEEGLRVHRMGNYRLRSRLVGELLEKVGLNAEHASRYPHEFSGGQRQRIGIARALSLNPRLVVADEAVSALDVSIRSQVLNLMLDLKREFNLTYLFISHDLGVVKHICDRIMVMYLGKVVEIASKETLFDGPLHPYTVALISAVPVPDPDYSMKRILLPGDIPSPIDSPPGCRFHTRCPVVQDLCRCGEPPLEEKQSGHQVACHFPGSLVFDYRQNGVSD
- the infC gene encoding translation initiation factor IF-3, which encodes MKEEAVFIDIKYRVNHQIRVREVRVIDHEGNQLGVIPTRKAMEIAEEAGLDLVEVAPEANPPVCKIMDYGKFKYDKEKKAKISRRNQKIADLKELKMRPKIDEHDYQVKLKSALRFLQDGDRVKFTIRFRGRELTFKEKGVEILERVMTDLREMTKLEQTLKEEGRNITITLAPKK